One window from the genome of Xiphophorus hellerii strain 12219 chromosome 16, Xiphophorus_hellerii-4.1, whole genome shotgun sequence encodes:
- the gaa gene encoding lysosomal alpha-glucosidase isoform X1, with product MGILSTTVLLLSLSLLACLYKDLLFSNEGRLVRSDHFDHYEVMLRKKPGYSYPREPKSISKSDIHPDIPQRTENSRETECTTAPESRFDCGRDRLLSQEECEDRGCCYAPLPGSAGPPWCFFPALYPGYAMGPLTPSEKGQTATLTRASPSYLPKDIATLSLEVIAETASCFHVVLKDPSSQRYEVPLPAGSFQTEAYAQDVLYTTEFQHDPFGFLVRRKSNGRVLMNTTVAPLLFADQYLQLSTSLASSLVSGLGEHYTSLVLDLNWTSWTLWNRDMAPHADANLYGSHPFYIVQEDDGLAHGVFLLNSNAIEVILQPTPALTWISTGGILDLYIFLGPDPQSVTRQYLQVIGYPMMPPYWSLGFHLCRWGYTTTNATRMVAERMHSANFPMDVQWNDLDYADKRRVFTFDPVRFGDLPEMVQEFHKKGIKYILILDPGISSTSPPGTYPPFENGVKRDVFIKNATGDILIGKVWPGPTAFPDFTKPEARQWWEDCIRDFFSKVPVDGLWIDMNEPSSFVQGSVVGCPDSELEKPPYTPRVVGGQLNSGTICMSAQQQLSSHYNLHNLYGLTEAYATHSALMNIQGKRPFVLSRSSFPGIGRFSGVWTGDVRSDWEQLRFSIPAVLQFSLFGVPLVGADICGFEGNTNEELCVRWMQLGAFYPFMRNHNDKPNAPQEPFVFGQKAQAAMRTALNLRYSLLPFLYTLFHRAHTSADTVARPLFMEFPTDPHCRTIDQQFLWGSSLLISPVLEQGAVELSAYLPAGTWYHLHNGQPFHSNGQYVQLSAPLETINVHVREGHIIPQQEPALTTAASRENHFFLTVALSTGGWARGELFWDDGDSLRTFETQNYCYVNFTAGQSQMVSNPLNLNGALASLLLGGVQVFGVPSQPLYVLVNGEKVIDFTYKTDTKVLTVTPLALPMSKIFTVQWIL from the exons ATGGGTATTTTGTCTACCACAGTGCTCCTCCTTTCTCTGTCTTTGTTAGCGTGTTTATACAAGGATCTTTTGTTCAGCAATGAAGGCAGACTCGTTAGGTCAGATCATTTTGATCATTATGAAGTCATGCTACGTAAAAAGCCTGGTTATTCTTATCCCAGAGAACCAAAGAGCATTTCAAAGAGTGACATCCACCCAGATATTCCCCAAAGAACCGAAAATTCCAGAGAAACTGAATGCACCACAGCTCCAGAGAGTCGGTTTGACTGTGGCAGGGACAGGTTGTTGAGCCAAGAGGAGTGTGAGGACAGGGGGTGCTGCTATGCTCCTCTACCTGGATCTGCAGGACCACCCTGGTGCTTCTTCCCTGCCCTGTACCCAGGCTATGCCATGGGACCCCTCACCCCCAGTGAGAAGGGTCAGACTGCCACCCTGACCAGGGCCAGCCCTTCCTATCTCCCCAAAGATATCGCCACTCTGAGCCTGGAAGTCATAGCGGAGACTGCAAGCTGCTTTCACGTTGTT TTAAAGGATCCATCCTCTCAGCGGTATGAAGTCCCCCTCCCAGCTGGTAGCTTTCAGACAGAAGCATATGCCCAGGATGTTCTCTACACAACCGAATTCCAGCATGATCCCTTCGGTTTCTTAGTGCGACGCAAGTCCAATGGAAGGGTTCT TATGAACACCACAGTTGCTCCCTTGCTGTTTGCTGACCAATACCTGCAGCTGTCCACCTCTCTTGCCTCCTCCTTGGTGTCCGGCCTTGGAGAACATTACACCTCTCTCGTCCTGGACCTCAACTGGACATCATGGACTCTTTGGAACAGAGACATGGCACCACAT GCTGACGCTAACCTCTATGGCTCCCATCCATTCTACATAGTGCAGGAAGATGACGGCTTAGCACATGGGGTTTTTCTTCTCAACAGCAATGCAATCG AAGTGATACTGCAGCCAACACCAGCTCTCACATGGATATCCACTGGTGGAATCCTGGATCTGTACATTTTCTTGGGTCCTGACCCTCAAAGTGTGACACGACAATACCTCCAGGTCATTG ggtATCCCATGATGCCTCCTTATTGGTCTCTGGGCTTTCATCTTTGTCGCTGGGGATATACAACTACTAATGCAACCCGCATGGTTGCAGAACGCATGCACAGTGCAAACTTTCCTATg GATGTGCAGTGGAATGACCTGGACTATGCAGACAAGCGAAGGGTGTTCACCTTCGACCCTGTGCGATTTGGTGATCTTCCGGAGATGGTCCAGGAGTTTCATAAGAAAGGCATAAAGTACATTCTCATTCTG GATCCGGGCATTAGCAGCACCAGCCCCCCTGGAACATACCCGCCTTTTGAAAATGGTGTGAAACGAGACGTGTTTATTAAGAATGCAACTGGAGACATTCTGATAGGCAAG GTTTGGCCTGGCCCAACAGCATTTCCTGACTTCACCAAACCCGAGGCCAGGCAGTGGTGGGAGGACTGCATCAGAGACTTCTTCTCTAAAGTTCCTGTAGATGGTCTGTGGATT GATATGAATGAACCGTCCAGTTTTGTCCAGGGATCAGTGGTGGGCTGCCCTGACAGCGAGCTTGAGAAACCACCATACACACCTA GGGTGGTTGGAGGCCAGTTGAACTCAGGAACCATATGTATGTCGGCACAGCAGCAGCTGTCCAGTCATTACAACCTGCACAATCTGTACGGACTGACTGAAGCTTATGCAACGCACAG CGCTCTCATGAACATTCAGGGGAAGAGACCCTTTGTTTTGTCTCGCTCCTCGTTCCCTGGCATCGGGCGATTTTCTGGAGTGTGGACAGGAGATGTGAGGAGTGACTGGGAGCAACTTCGGTTCTCCATCCCTG CTGTGCTGCAGTTCAGCCTGTTCGGAGTCCCCCTGGTGGGAGCGGACATATGCGGCTTTGAAGGCAACACCAACGAGGAGTTGTGTGTGCGATGGATGCAGCTTGGCGCCTTTTATCCGTTTATGAGGAACCACAATGACAAGCCCAATGCT CCTCAGGAGCCGTTTGTATTTGGACAGAAGGCCCAAGCAGCCATGCGGACTGCGTTGAACCTTCGCTACTCCCTTCTCCCGTTCCTCTATACACTCTTCCATCGCGCACACACATCTGCTGACACTGTAGCTAGGCCCCTCTTCATGGA GTTTCCCACCGACCCTCATTGTCGGACCATAGACCAACAGTTCCTGTGGGGGAGTTCACTTCTCATCAGTCCTGTTTTAGAGCAAGGGGCAGTAGAGCTGAGCGCGTACCTACCTGCTGGCACTTGGTACCACCTGCACAAT GGTCAGCCGTTCCACAGTAACGGTCAGTACGTTCAGCTATCGGCCCCTCTGGAAACAATCAATGTTCATGTGAGGGAGGGGCACATCATCCCCCAGCAG GAACCTGCTTTGACCACAGCAGCTTCACGTGAAAACCATTTCTTCCTGACGGTGGCGCTGTCCACTGGTGGCTGGGCACGGGGGGAGTTGTTCTGGGATGACGGAGACAGCCTTAGAacttttgaaacacaaaattattgTTATGTTAACTTCACTGCTGGACAG TCGCAGATGGTCAGCAACCCTCTCAACCTCAATGGAGCCTTGGCCAGTCTTCTTCTGGGAGGCGTCCAGGTGTTTGGTGTGCCTTCACAACCTCTTTATGTCTTGGTTAATGGAGAGAAAGTTATAGACTTTACGTATAAGACTGACACAAAG GTTCTAACAGTGACTCCTCTGGCCTTGCCTATGTCAAAGATATTTACAGTCCAGTGGATTCTTTGA
- the gaa gene encoding lysosomal alpha-glucosidase isoform X2: MGILSTTVLLLSLSLLACLYKDLLFSNEGRLVRSDHFDHYEVMLRKKPGYSYPREPKSISKSDIHPDIPQRTENSRETECTTAPESRFDCGRDRLLSQEECEDRGCCYAPLPGSAGPPWCFFPALYPGYAMGPLTPSEKGQTATLTRASPSYLPKDIATLSLEVIAETASCFHVVLKDPSSQRYEVPLPAGSFQTEAYAQDVLYTTEFQHDPFGFLVRRKSNGRVLMNTTVAPLLFADQYLQLSTSLASSLVSGLGEHYTSLVLDLNWTSWTLWNRDMAPHADANLYGSHPFYIVQEDDGLAHGVFLLNSNAIEVILQPTPALTWISTGGILDLYIFLGPDPQSVTRQYLQVIGYPMMPPYWSLGFHLCRWGYTTTNATRMVAERMHSANFPMDVQWNDLDYADKRRVFTFDPVRFGDLPEMVQEFHKKGIKYILILDPGISSTSPPGTYPPFENGVKRDVFIKNATGDILIGKVWPGPTAFPDFTKPEARQWWEDCIRDFFSKVPVDGLWIDMNEPSSFVQGSVVGCPDSELEKPPYTPRVVGGQLNSGTICMSAQQQLSSHYNLHNLYGLTEAYATHSALMNIQGKRPFVLSRSSFPGIGRFSGVWTGDVRSDWEQLRFSIPAVLQFSLFGVPLVGADICGFEGNTNEELCVRWMQLGAFYPFMRNHNDKPNAPQEPFVFGQKAQAAMRTALNLRYSLLPFLYTLFHRAHTSADTVARPLFMEFPTDPHCRTIDQQFLWGSSLLISPVLEQGAVELSAYLPAGTWYHLHNGQPFHSNGQYVQLSAPLETINVHVREGHIIPQQFTGFA; this comes from the exons ATGGGTATTTTGTCTACCACAGTGCTCCTCCTTTCTCTGTCTTTGTTAGCGTGTTTATACAAGGATCTTTTGTTCAGCAATGAAGGCAGACTCGTTAGGTCAGATCATTTTGATCATTATGAAGTCATGCTACGTAAAAAGCCTGGTTATTCTTATCCCAGAGAACCAAAGAGCATTTCAAAGAGTGACATCCACCCAGATATTCCCCAAAGAACCGAAAATTCCAGAGAAACTGAATGCACCACAGCTCCAGAGAGTCGGTTTGACTGTGGCAGGGACAGGTTGTTGAGCCAAGAGGAGTGTGAGGACAGGGGGTGCTGCTATGCTCCTCTACCTGGATCTGCAGGACCACCCTGGTGCTTCTTCCCTGCCCTGTACCCAGGCTATGCCATGGGACCCCTCACCCCCAGTGAGAAGGGTCAGACTGCCACCCTGACCAGGGCCAGCCCTTCCTATCTCCCCAAAGATATCGCCACTCTGAGCCTGGAAGTCATAGCGGAGACTGCAAGCTGCTTTCACGTTGTT TTAAAGGATCCATCCTCTCAGCGGTATGAAGTCCCCCTCCCAGCTGGTAGCTTTCAGACAGAAGCATATGCCCAGGATGTTCTCTACACAACCGAATTCCAGCATGATCCCTTCGGTTTCTTAGTGCGACGCAAGTCCAATGGAAGGGTTCT TATGAACACCACAGTTGCTCCCTTGCTGTTTGCTGACCAATACCTGCAGCTGTCCACCTCTCTTGCCTCCTCCTTGGTGTCCGGCCTTGGAGAACATTACACCTCTCTCGTCCTGGACCTCAACTGGACATCATGGACTCTTTGGAACAGAGACATGGCACCACAT GCTGACGCTAACCTCTATGGCTCCCATCCATTCTACATAGTGCAGGAAGATGACGGCTTAGCACATGGGGTTTTTCTTCTCAACAGCAATGCAATCG AAGTGATACTGCAGCCAACACCAGCTCTCACATGGATATCCACTGGTGGAATCCTGGATCTGTACATTTTCTTGGGTCCTGACCCTCAAAGTGTGACACGACAATACCTCCAGGTCATTG ggtATCCCATGATGCCTCCTTATTGGTCTCTGGGCTTTCATCTTTGTCGCTGGGGATATACAACTACTAATGCAACCCGCATGGTTGCAGAACGCATGCACAGTGCAAACTTTCCTATg GATGTGCAGTGGAATGACCTGGACTATGCAGACAAGCGAAGGGTGTTCACCTTCGACCCTGTGCGATTTGGTGATCTTCCGGAGATGGTCCAGGAGTTTCATAAGAAAGGCATAAAGTACATTCTCATTCTG GATCCGGGCATTAGCAGCACCAGCCCCCCTGGAACATACCCGCCTTTTGAAAATGGTGTGAAACGAGACGTGTTTATTAAGAATGCAACTGGAGACATTCTGATAGGCAAG GTTTGGCCTGGCCCAACAGCATTTCCTGACTTCACCAAACCCGAGGCCAGGCAGTGGTGGGAGGACTGCATCAGAGACTTCTTCTCTAAAGTTCCTGTAGATGGTCTGTGGATT GATATGAATGAACCGTCCAGTTTTGTCCAGGGATCAGTGGTGGGCTGCCCTGACAGCGAGCTTGAGAAACCACCATACACACCTA GGGTGGTTGGAGGCCAGTTGAACTCAGGAACCATATGTATGTCGGCACAGCAGCAGCTGTCCAGTCATTACAACCTGCACAATCTGTACGGACTGACTGAAGCTTATGCAACGCACAG CGCTCTCATGAACATTCAGGGGAAGAGACCCTTTGTTTTGTCTCGCTCCTCGTTCCCTGGCATCGGGCGATTTTCTGGAGTGTGGACAGGAGATGTGAGGAGTGACTGGGAGCAACTTCGGTTCTCCATCCCTG CTGTGCTGCAGTTCAGCCTGTTCGGAGTCCCCCTGGTGGGAGCGGACATATGCGGCTTTGAAGGCAACACCAACGAGGAGTTGTGTGTGCGATGGATGCAGCTTGGCGCCTTTTATCCGTTTATGAGGAACCACAATGACAAGCCCAATGCT CCTCAGGAGCCGTTTGTATTTGGACAGAAGGCCCAAGCAGCCATGCGGACTGCGTTGAACCTTCGCTACTCCCTTCTCCCGTTCCTCTATACACTCTTCCATCGCGCACACACATCTGCTGACACTGTAGCTAGGCCCCTCTTCATGGA GTTTCCCACCGACCCTCATTGTCGGACCATAGACCAACAGTTCCTGTGGGGGAGTTCACTTCTCATCAGTCCTGTTTTAGAGCAAGGGGCAGTAGAGCTGAGCGCGTACCTACCTGCTGGCACTTGGTACCACCTGCACAAT GGTCAGCCGTTCCACAGTAACGGTCAGTACGTTCAGCTATCGGCCCCTCTGGAAACAATCAATGTTCATGTGAGGGAGGGGCACATCATCCCCCAGCAG TTTACAGGATTTGCTTGA